A stretch of the Vigna radiata var. radiata cultivar VC1973A chromosome 7, Vradiata_ver6, whole genome shotgun sequence genome encodes the following:
- the LOC106767005 gene encoding dof zinc finger protein DOF3.4-like — protein sequence MGLSSKQVSSSGLDWKQTLLEAQDLELPKPNLMRKQQQHHQQQTQTQPSESLKCPRCDSTNTKFCYYNNYNKSQPRHFCRACKRHWTKGGTLRNVPVGGGRKNKRVKKPNTPTPSSTTATTTPTTASPSTCTATVTTSIGNMDALLGSSHMTIQTPLADDQKHMASSLYQALIRPPPLLLQQNLMNARDLDGKDFGIGIGIGIGNNGIFPSSTLPLPHQSQSLLFPFSTSSSSFDTNPCSVSNSLRSSNVYNYGEEFKAAEEPTINSTAIAPSTGGTNTQPWEIAATSGVGLGTSNFWNWEDFDSLVSTDLKDPWDDSDIKP from the coding sequence ATGGGTTTGAGTTCTAAGCAGGTTTCTAGCAGTGGACTTGATTGGAAACAAACCTTATTGGAGGCTCAGGACTTGGAACTCCCAAAGCCTAATCTGATGAGGAAACAACAGCAGCATCACCAGCAGCAAACTCAAACTCAGCCTTCAGAGTCTTTGAAGTGCCCGAGATGTGACTCTACCAACACCAAGTTTTGTTACTACAACAATTACAATAAGTCTCAGCCTCGCCATTTCTGCAGGGCTTGCAAGAGGCACTGGACTAAAGGTGGAACTCTACGAAATGTTCCggtgggtggtggaaggaagaaCAAGAGGGTCAAAAAACCAAACACTCCAACACCATCTTCCACCACTGCCACTACCACCCCGACAACAGCCAGCCCTTCTACTTGCACTGCCACCGTCACAACCTCAATTGGCAACATGGATGCTTTGCTGGGTAGTAGCCACATGACAATTCAAACTCCTCTTGCAGATGATCAGAAACACATGGCTTCCTCTCTCTACCAAGCTCTAATTCGTCCACCACCTTTGCTGCTACAACAGAATCTGATGAACGCGAGAGACTTAGACGGCAAAGATTTTGGTATCGGTATTGGTATTGGTATTGGTAATAATGGTATCTTCCCGAGTTCAACTTtgcctcttcctcatcaaagcCAAAGCCTACTCTTCCCTTTCTCAACCTCAAGCAGCTCTTTTGACACCAACCCATGTTCGGTGTCAAACTCTCTGAGATCATCCAATGTTTATAACTATGGGGAGGAGTTCAAAGCAGCGGAAGAACCAACCATCAACAGTACTGCTATAGCGCCTAGCACAGGTGGCACTAACACACAGCCATGGGAGATAGCAGCAACAAGTGGTGTTGGCTTGGGAACTTCAAACTTTTGGAATTGGGAGGACTTTGATTCATTGGTCTCAACTGATCTAAAAGATCCCTGGGATGATTCTGACATCAAACCCTGA